CTGACAGACTTCATTCTCAGATCAGTTTTCTTTTACGATGTATTTATTTGGACTCTACATTCACTTCTGTAGTTCTACCAAAATGAACTTTCACTTTGGATCTGTGTTTAGTTTTGAAGACTTGGATGACTTTAAATGAAAGTGTCCTCTTGAGGATGGGAGAGCAAAAACAAACTGGTTATGTTTAGAATTTTACTTTTTCCAGATAAATTATATTCTCAGTAGGGCATTAACCTTAAAAGCCACAAATGAAACTGTGCAAGAATATTATTAGCTCAGAACGCACTAGTTTGATCTCTGAACAGTATCTCAGTGACATCTCTTACCTTTTTTACCCTTCACTCCTAGATTATTGCCTATAAATCACAAAAGAATTCAGAACTAACCAAACAAGTTCAACACTACCATTGAAAACACTCACTTTGCCAAAGAATGGGCAAGTTCGGTGATATTTCAAGACGTGTGTTCTTCCCTTCATGTGTTATTTCCCTTCTCAAAAAAATTCAAGGATGATGGTGATCACTAAGGCTCATCCTGGAAGTGGCACAGCTTATCATAGCTTATCTCTTCAGGATTCTTACCACAGGGACCCTCCAAGCATCCCTCAATAATTCAGAAACAGAACAAGCTGCCTAAAGAAACAATTCTGTCTAGAGGACATGGACAAAGAATAGTTAGGAGACACAGGAGGAACGACAAGTTAAACTCACAAATCAAGATTAGAGACAAATGAAGATTTTCATATTCTGTAACACAGTGTCTTCCTGAATATACTCTTATATGAGACCTCTAATCAGGTTGCTCAGCAAGATCACGGGTAAAAGGGCATATGCTCAAGAGCCATTTCACAACTTGAAATTATTGCTACTGCAAAGCAGCAGTGAGGAGTTCAAAAGTTTAATTCTCTCCTGCAGGTATTCTTCATCTCCTTCTGCAGAACTGGGAAGTAACGAAGCAATGTTTCTGCTTTAAGTGAGAAAGACAAGATGCTCCAGAAAAGCTACCTGTGATTTGCATTGTGCTATCATGTAGTACTTCTTTCCACATTAGCCCATATCCCAGTTCATAGTTGAAAAAGCACCAAATAAGAATACACTTACCAAGACTGTATTTTACAATATATCCTGAACATGACTTTTGTAATTGGCCTTGACAGGGTAGTACCCAAGTGCCAAAAAAGCATGCAAAAATCTGTGGTTTCAGCTTTCAGTATTATCACAACTCCCAATTCAAAACGGAATGAGACGTACACAGAACTGAATACACCTACGGCTCAAATTACTGCTATTACAGAAAGCGTTGCACAGACAGAAGAGTCAGGGTACTAACACTTCATAACCTGATCATGGGCTGCTAACGCCAAGTTGACCCCAGCAATACAGAATTAAACATATTTATTGAAAAGCTCCATAGAGTAGTTAAGACCAACGTAGTAGTTAAGACCAATATGCAGCAAGTAAACCAGGTGTTGCTTCACTACAATGGCACACCTTCTTGAGTAAAATACAGCTGCTACTTGGCAACAAACACCGAAACACAACAGTCCCAAAGTAGAAACaaggcacatttttttttccctactgaaGCTACAGAACAACTCCAGGCAGAATATAATTCCCCAAGTGACTCTTCAGATCAACCATGAGTTAGGACTATCTGGCAAATCAAGCTCCTAAGGATTTTTTTACAGCAAGTTTTTGTGAATCCCACAATCCTCTTGCTTTAAGCTATTCTGCGGAACACACACAGCAACCTTCCTAATACCAGTTTTTTGGCAGCTGTAGATTTAGACAGCATAACAGCTCATGCTTTTAAAGccttagaaaagaaacagaacagcacacCTGCCTCACAGATATGGGTAACACTTTATCTTTGAAGTCTGAGGTCTGTCCAGCTCCCAGAAAACAAGGGAATTTAAGTAAAAACCACTGTAAATAATAATTTGAAGTGTTCGCCCTTTTTACCAGGCAGTTGTGTTCCAACACTGAGGGAGTGTCACTTACCCATGGTAACGTAAGGCAATTTGTCAGTTGATCCATGGGGATATATGCTGTAAAGGTGAGGTCCCGTGACATCGACTCCCCCCAACACCAGGGCAGCGCCAATGTAGCCTTGATACCTAGGAACAACGTTTATACACAAATCTGAAAATCCTCAATAAAGCTGTGGTCCTTTTCACACAATGTAAGCATTTgaggttttattattttattatgtttttatttcGAGAATTCAGAGAAAACATATTCCTTCATTTCCCCCATGAGATGTTCTTGGCTGCTTTAATTTCTTAATCTCTTGTTTTGtgatacacttaaaaaaaaaaaatcaaactgtccAGCAATACAGCATTAAGTGACTGAGCCGAATTACTGTCACTTTATCTCAGACACTTGACtgcacaaaacattttctttccattgcttTATTTCACCCTCCTGGGGACTTTCCAACAGCTTGAACAATACCTGTAACTGAATACACCTCgttcatttctttcattctttctttctctttcaacagCACTTTTTACTTCTGCAAGAGACAGTACTAAACAGTACTGGAACGCTTAAAGGTTTGGAGAGTACGCCCTCAACCTACGGCAATGCTCTGTGTCATGCTGCCAGGAAGTTCAACTGCCACACAATAACGGTCTGTGATCAGTCAAGCAATCAACCAAAATCTTAAGATAACTGCAGCACAACTTCCAACCATTTTACTCGTTTATCTCACTGTATCACCAGCAGAGTCCCATATTAACAGCTGTGGGGTTCAAACAGTTAAACAGtttattcttttgaaaataaaatacattctgaGATTGCGATTCTATTACAAGTCATGTGCAAGTCTCAATTTTACAAGCTTGCATATTACAAAATTATTACGGGTCCACTCATCTTGCCACAAAGATACACATCAGGTTTCACTGATGTCACCAATAAGTTATTAAACTCTTGGTCTTCTATTTCTGCAGTGTAAACACTAGCAATGCAGTACAACTATAGTATCAATTCTCTAAAACACCATAGACTTGACTTTCTTCCGTCTCAGTTCAAAAGCCTATGAAGCAAAAAGCAATTATTAACTCTTTCCCAAAGTCTTGATATGAAGGTTAAGTAGGCTAAGGAAGGGTGCTCCTTGGCAGGAGCTTAAATATTATCTAGTGCTCTTAACAGCATTGTCAATAAACAAGAAACCCATTCAATTACCTGAAAAGCATTTGCTTTAGCATTCGATTAGCTGTTGCCACTCTTGGAAGTCGACCAGTAGACAGTGAATGGAGCTCCAGATTGGAAGAAATCAGCTGGGTTGTCATATCAGTATCTGCAGCTGTTCCAGCACCGCAACAACTGAAAAAATTATGAGCAAGTTGCGAAAAGGTGGGGAGAATGGGAAACAAATAACTCCGTGCTTTATCCAACACGCAGAAATTTTCTCATTGTAAAATTGAGGAAATTAGGTTCTTGTATAGTCAATATTTTCAAATCATGACATGAGATAGCCTGTTTAAGTGTAAATGAAACACCAAAAATCCCCAAGCCGTGCTAAAGAATTATCATTTTAAAGTACACCTTAGTATTTGCTGTTAGCGAAGGATGTGGCTAAACACCCCAACACTATCACCGCTACCATCACACAATAAACAATTTCAATTCTTACTAGATATTAGGAGAAATGAAGTGTATTTTTGAACAGTTCTTGTCAGCGACAACCATTCCTTCCGTTGCTCTCGTATCTGCTCCCAGGACCACGCCGTCCTACGGAAAGAGAGGATGACTGCCCAGGCCTCGACCGCCACGGGGCACCTTCCCGGTACCGACGGGGAGAGCGGCCGCAGGGcctggggcagcggggcgggcccGGAGCCGGCTCCGCGCAGGCCGGGGACGCCGAGCGTGACTCAGCAGCGCGGAACCCCCGccacgggccgggccgggccgccgcttCCCGGCCCCGCACCCGCCTCACCTTGAAGACGACGCCGGCGATGGTGGTGCCGGTCttgcgggcggcgggcagccgcTGCCCCTTCCCGACGAGCTCGGCCTCCAGGAGGGAGTTCCTGCAACACAGGGCGAGAAATGGCGCCGGGCCGAGCGCTccccccccggccgcggccccgcgtcccgctgccgcccgggcccggccccgcccgcgcctCACCGAGCGCAGTTGTCGAAGCTGAAGCCGCCGCTGGGCGCCTGCAGCACCGAGACCGCCGCCATCTTGTCGCTCCGGCAGGGACGGGGGGCGCCGGCCGAGTGCTTCCGGGTCAGCCGCCGGCGCGCGCACTGGGGCGGGGCCTGGGCCGAGgccgccgctccctgcccgccgcccgcgaAATGGCGGCGGCGTCGGGGTTGGCTTGAGGACGGTGTTGggtcccgtcccctcccctcgGGGCtaccggcccggggcggggggcccggccgcccctGCTGGGGTTGTGCCCGGCTTCGCTTCTGCCCTGGTCTGGTAACCGAGCACAAACCCCCCTGGTGTCTGGGGAGGTCCCTCGCGTGCAcggggcagcagccccggccTGGCGCCACCGCCACTaccagcagcagctgtgccaccagtgccaccaccaccagtgccagcagcagcagcaatagcAGCAGGCACCGTGCCCGAGCTCGGCCATCCCGGGCGCTGCAGGCCCTGCGCTCAGCacagcccggggcggggcggggcggggcgggtccgtgccgggccgcagccggagggggcggggccccgggcagcgggcggggccggggcctgcgCACGCGCAGCTCCATTTGCGGGTGACGGGCGGCGGGCGCGTGCTGCGGGTGCGTGCTGGGGCGCTGCACGAGCTGCCGCGGTGCGGGGATCGCGGgctcggggggcgcggggggctccgaGCCTGGTGCCGTGTGCGAGCGGGGCTGCCTGCTCACTCACTGCGTGTGCTGCCTTTGCTGCGCCGCGCGTCAGCCGTGGGGACACTGCTCTCActgcggtgcggggctgggctggcggtGCCGTGGGGCGGCTGGAGACTTCCAGAGGGGGTGAAGGGATGGGCGAAGGGCAGAAAGGGGAAAACATCCCCAAGGTTTCTGGTTAGACCTTACAATGAACCCGTAACTGCGTGAGATAATGGAAGCCGACCTAAAACTGCTGGGGTGTTCATGGAGCAGTGATGCAGcgaaaggaaaaagataaatgccCCTTTCCAAGATCAGGGAAGTCCTGCTGCGTGTCAGGGAGGTCAGCAAGCCTCATTTAGTATTTTCTGGGTAAACtccattttcagttttcctcCAGCTTCACCGACCCGTGAAAAGGCACGGCCCGATGCGTCTGCAGAGAAAAGACCTTgtggcagctgctggagaagggatGCGTTTTAAAGCAATGCAGACGGGTAGGGAGGTTTTTCCAAAGACTGCTACATATCTACTTTGCCTTCTAGATGTACAAGTGCCTGAAATTGAAAGTGTTGTTGATTAAAAAAGTAAGATGTTATTTGTTCCAAACGTTAAATGTTTGTTAAGAGACCCTCTCTCTTCCAGAACAACACGAGAACCTCAGTAGTGCATTGGCTTCTTGCCTAAAAGAAACCTTCTCCAAGTATTTCACCGACTCAAGTGCCTTCCTCCTTGAGGTCGCTGATGCTCAGAACGTGACATCGTTAGGGTGGGCATTGCTGAGAGGAGCAGGCCTGCGTTCCATTCCACGAGGAGCGAAGGCTCTCCCACCAGGAGCGCGGCAGACGTCTCGCAGACTCCCTCTGAACGGTGCCCAGTTAGCAGATGGCCTAAAGATGAAACTGGGGTCCCGTGTGTCCAGACCAGATCTACGTGTCTGCGGTGGCCTTCATTATTTAAAAATGGGTGTTCTCCATCGGTGTGTTATTCAGATGAATGTATGCAAACAAAAATAGGATGGGTGGGCAAAGCCATCGTGCAGTGTCTGCTTTTTCCTCCAGTGCTCAAAAATACATTGCCAATGGGAGGGAACAAAAACAGCCACGGGGAAGAAAATCAAAACCCAGCCACTTTCTTAATTGTACCAGTCTTGCACGAAAACCCCACCAGCCATGctcgggcaggaggagctgcagagccaagcgTGGCACCAGCGCCTGCCAGTGAACAGGAGAGTCCTGTCATGAAATGTGAAAGAATCAGCTTCTGTTAGGGATCGGGGTACGAGAGATCCTCTGATTTACAAGCTGTCACCGAGGACGCCTTGCAGATGGCGAACTCCGTGACATGTGCTGACATTGCTCGAAGTTGCTGTGCTGCTGAAGAGGGGGGAAAGACGCCTGACACTCAAAATCCGGAAAAAAGGAACGGATGTGTCTGTTTGGATTCCTGAGTGCCCTTTGGCTTCTGTTGGCTGTCAGAAAGCCATGTTGCTGTGTCCCACACAGGCCAGGGGCTCCTGGTGGCATGTTCTGAAGCTGGTGGAGCTCCAGAGATGACTTTTTTGGCATAGGCCGTATCAAACAGTGTCCTGTGTGTGGATTCATCGCTGCTATGTCCTGTAGGGCGCAGGTGAGGCTTGGCTGCCTCTTTCGAGGCAGAGCACACACACTGCGAGCATTTGTTCCACCAGACCACAAAAGACCATCTTTAAGATAAGCACACAGAGAACCTGCACCCCACACTCTCTTCTCCCCCTTCTTTCAGCCCTGGAGTAACTAAAATCCCATTTTCTTGTACACCAGTTAGGGTGGGAAGCCGTCTGAGAGAAAGAACGTCCTGCTGCcagatgctcttttttttttttattctagcacAGTTGTTTTTCCCTTTACTTGATAAAGTTAAAATAAACAGTCTCTGGGGTGAATTACAGGCGTCAAAATTGGATTGGCATACAAACTGTAGAGCAGTTGGTGGTTGGGagtctggggaaaaagaaacagcaggttTTAGCTAGAGGGGACAACAGCTTTATTTCCCTCTTGGTCCTTGACAACTAAGCAGATGTCCTGCAATTATTGTTTTACCTTCTAGTCATATAGCATCGTTGCCTATCCTCCCAGGTACGCGACTGGCTCTTTTGCAGATGTGCAGGTACATCTCTTCCCGAGTTCAGAGCCACCTTAGTGCACCACTAGCTCCATCTATTGCCAGTTAATGGCTGGCTGAGATTCAGACAAATGCGTGTTTCTCCATGTCAACTTTATGGGATACCTATTTCCAGTCCCATGTATGTAGATACAGCTCGTGGTCGTAAGAATAAGGTATTTTCTGTACATCTTATGTGGTCTTTTTCACACCCGTTGTATCGGAAACTTTTCTTCTGGGTTGATGCCCTCCACTGTATGCAGAGATGTCTTGTTCATGTTttctccagccctgcagagccctcCAGTGCAGACCTCATCAGGACCACTGAACCCTGACAGCTGCCCTGTGTTCCTCTGGACAGATGATGGGGCAATGCGTGGCGTCGCTACGTATAGCCATCATCACTGGGTACCCACTGTAGTACGCTGGAAGAAGCATAATGTGACGATCCTGTTCTGAAGAGCTCGGTGAGTCTGAAAGTATTCAGAAGAAAGCACAGCAGGGAAAAGACTGTCAAGTTAAATGAGGTTTTAAGGTTCTGGGCCAATATATAAAGGAGTGCTTGCATGGTCTCCTGACGGACAGCAAACGGTCTGTTCAGCAGTTTCTGTTTAGCATGAGGACAGTCATCTTTGCACTGTTGGAAATACCCTCTTGGAAAATCTAGGGCTACATACTTTCAGGGCTTACCTTCACCTGGTGTGATGAACTTTGCTGAAGCCTGAAGAACGCAAACTTTTCTCTTTACTTTTTAAAGCAGTCTTGACGTCTGTTTCTAGCCTTAACAAAGCTGCAACCCAGGTTTATCATCCTACAAGACATCTGACAGGGAAGTTAAATAGCACTccagacacatttttaaaatcttacttGGAATACCAGGAATGTTCGTGTTTTTCTCAACAGGTGAGCATTGAAGCTGAAGCCTGTGTCTTTAcagtatgtgtatgtatgtaatgTATATACTCCCAGGTACGTTAGTGTCTGCATTTGTACCCTGCCTGGCTTCCCAGTTTTGTCTTCAGTGCTTTCTTTGTGCGTGAAGGCCAAATGACATCTTAAATTCTTCGACCTTATTTAAAGAGACATTGGGTAACTTGGAATGTTTAACAAAATCTTCAGTACAGCTTTACTCTGCGAAGCTTGCACCTGCTCTTGCAGTATGAAAGACAAACACGCTGTTTCTTCAGGGTAACAAGTGGAAATCGTCAGTCAGTTTTTGCTCCTTAGAATAAGAGAGTTGCAAAAAGTAAAATCTTAGCAGATGAGGCTTTTGATCCTGTAGAGACAAGACTGGTTTTATGTAACGGGACAGAGCGATGGGCAGAGGTTTCCATTGTTCCGGCACTCTCCGATGGAGTAACCCGGCACCTGACCCCGTTTGCCGAAGGCTTTCGAAGGACAGCCAGGCAGCCCTGATCGCCACAGTCAGCCCGACAGCTGCACACACGGAGACTGTCTCCAGCGCTCCGAAGTACGGCAGTGAAGCCTGCGCTCTGCTAGGTAAAAGTCAGCGAGGATCCCAGTATAGCACTGGTGAGAGCATGGTGCCCAGTAGCTTGTGGCTATGGGACTGGTGCCTACAACCGATCAAAATGAAAGATGACAAAAGATCCCTGGCACATGCATGTGGAATGACAGTCAATTAGAGAAACCTAGGAAATGCTTTCTTGTGCTGTGAGCAGCCACGCTTGTATCTCCGCTGCGTGAAGTCCAGATAAATGGCTGACTGCCCTTACGCTCAACGTTCGTCCGCAGGACTCACTGgggtcctgcatccagccctgcaTGGGACTGGTTTTCATTAGAGCTGTCTGGAGGCAATGCAAATTGTCCAGAAGCTGAAAGCACATACTGCAGTTGTGCCTGAACCCTGCTCGTGGCTGCGTCTT
This genomic stretch from Opisthocomus hoazin isolate bOpiHoa1 chromosome 19, bOpiHoa1.hap1, whole genome shotgun sequence harbors:
- the PSMB7 gene encoding proteasome subunit beta type-7; its protein translation is MAAVSVLQAPSGGFSFDNCARNSLLEAELVGKGQRLPAARKTGTTIAGVVFKDGVVLGADTRATEGMVVADKNCSKIHFISPNIYCCGAGTAADTDMTTQLISSNLELHSLSTGRLPRVATANRMLKQMLFRYQGYIGAALVLGGVDVTGPHLYSIYPHGSTDKLPYVTMGSGSLAAMAVFEDKYKPDMEEEEAKQLVRDAIAAGIYNDLGSGSNIDICVISKNKLDFLRPYDVANRKGDRYGRYKCEKGTTAVLTENVALLELEVVDETVQTMDTS